A portion of the Streptococcus urinalis 2285-97 genome contains these proteins:
- a CDS encoding DNA topology modulation protein has product MKIAIIGYSGSGKSTLARHLGQYYDCQPIHLDKLHFSSGWHERNNQEMSNDLSPILQKEQWNIEGNYNQCLYEERMMLADRIIFLNGQRFYCLWRVFKRYLAFHNKTRPDMADNCPERFDLNFIKWILWDGRTMKRKKNYLSVKHQYPQKLITLKNQKEIDLFLKTITQKDNHY; this is encoded by the coding sequence ATGAAAATTGCGATTATTGGTTATAGTGGTTCTGGTAAGTCTACTTTAGCTAGACATTTAGGACAATACTATGATTGCCAGCCTATCCACCTTGATAAACTTCATTTTTCATCAGGTTGGCATGAGCGAAACAACCAAGAAATGTCAAATGACTTAAGTCCCATCCTTCAAAAAGAACAGTGGAACATTGAAGGGAACTATAATCAATGCCTTTATGAAGAACGAATGATGCTAGCAGATCGTATTATCTTTCTAAATGGACAGCGATTTTATTGTTTGTGGAGAGTTTTTAAGCGATATCTCGCCTTTCATAACAAAACACGACCTGATATGGCAGACAATTGTCCTGAACGATTTGATTTGAATTTTATCAAATGGATACTTTGGGATGGAAGGACAATGAAAAGGAAAAAGAACTATCTCAGTGTTAAACATCAGTACCCACAAAAATTGATAACTCTAAAGAATCAAAAAGAAATTGATTTATTTCTCAAAACGATAACACAAAAAGACAATCATTACTGA
- a CDS encoding FMN-dependent NADH-azoreductase yields the protein MHKILIINAHPDVDNRGHYSTRMEDFTREMLEKDYPQVEITTLNLYQEDIPEIDETTFTIYRKLASGIELNPDERARSKRSKVLLEQFKEHHRIIISSPLHNFNVTGRLKDYLDNVMVAREVYRYTETGSEGLMTDDYKILYLQSSGSVYSSDVRYAPLEFSHFYLKEMFETIMGFDNYYIARFEGTDLGLDNEAHFDKTKEEIARLLPQFLEENQKDNQ from the coding sequence ATGCACAAGATTTTGATTATTAACGCTCATCCAGATGTTGACAATCGCGGACATTATTCAACACGGATGGAAGATTTTACAAGAGAAATGCTTGAAAAGGATTACCCTCAAGTAGAAATAACTACTTTGAATCTGTATCAAGAAGATATACCAGAGATTGATGAAACAACTTTTACCATTTATCGTAAATTGGCTTCTGGAATAGAACTAAATCCAGATGAACGTGCCAGAAGTAAACGGTCAAAAGTCTTATTAGAACAGTTTAAAGAGCACCATAGAATCATTATTTCTTCTCCATTGCATAATTTTAATGTTACAGGTCGTCTTAAAGATTATCTTGATAATGTTATGGTAGCCCGTGAGGTATACCGTTATACTGAAACTGGTTCAGAAGGTCTTATGACCGATGATTATAAAATTCTTTATCTGCAGTCTAGTGGTTCGGTTTATTCTAGTGATGTTCGTTATGCACCTCTTGAGTTTTCACATTTTTATTTAAAAGAGATGTTTGAAACAATCATGGGATTTGATAATTATTATATTGCTAGATTTGAAGGAACTGATCTAGGTTTAGATAATGAAGCTCACTTTGATAAAACTAAAGAAGAAATTGCTAGATTATTACCACAATTTTTAGAAGAAAACCAAAAAGACAATCAGTAA